One Oenanthe melanoleuca isolate GR-GAL-2019-014 chromosome 3, OMel1.0, whole genome shotgun sequence DNA segment encodes these proteins:
- the ENPP5 gene encoding ectonucleotide pyrophosphatase/phosphodiesterase family member 5 produces the protein MMPQKRGQVPSRIAMSSYWKVLGIFLLFLQSALSLQPAQPRVLLVSFDGFRWDYIYRVSTPNFHYAMKNGVHVRQVTNVFITKTYPNHYTLVTGLYAESHGIIANEMYDPVLNETFSLNKMNTHNSKFWEEASPIWVTNQREGHKSGAAMWPGTDVKIHGVLPTHYMPYNESVPFEERVAKLIDWFTSEEAINFGLLYWEQPDEMGHLLGPENPLMGAIISDIDRKLGYLISELKKAKLWDVINVIVTSDHGMSQSSSERLIELDQYVSRELYEVIDHSPTVAILPKEGKLEEVYEALANAHPNMTVYKKEQIPDRFHYKHNIKIQPILAVADKGWEIVHNKTDGFLIGNHGYDNTIPEMHPIFLAVGPAFRKNATKQFMNATDLYPLLCHLLGINPLPNNGSLNAVKDILVERVPGARGADSYSTVIGVFLGSLLVLVFTAVFVKHFVLAQANSMQIQHTEAAQPLLQD, from the exons ATGATGCCTCAGAAGAGGGGACAGGTACCTTCCAGAATAGCCATGAGCAGTTATTGGAAAGTCCTGGGAATTTTCTTACTCTTTCTTCAAAGTGCACTGTctctccagccagcccagcccagagtACTGCTGGTGTCCTTTGATGGGTTTCGATGGGATTACATCTACAGAGTGTCCACTCCCAATTTCCACTATGCCATGAAGAACGGGGTGCACGTCAGGCAGGTCACAAATGTGTTCATAACCAAGACCTACCCCAACCACTACACGCTGGTGACTGGGCTCTATGCAGAGAGCCACGGCATCATCGCTAACGAGATGTACGACCCCGTCCTGAACGAAACCTTCTCCCTGAACAAAATGAACACCCACAACTCCAAGTTCTGGGAAGAGGCCAGCCCAATATGGGTGACAAACCAGAGGGAAGGACACAAATCTGGTGCTGCTATGTGGCCTGGGACAGATGTGAAGATACATGGAGTCTTGCCTACACATTACATGCCCTACAATGAATCTGTTCCCTTTGAAGAGAGGGTAGCGAAGCTCATTGACTGGTTTACATCAGAAGAAGCCATAAACTTTGGTCTCCTGTACTGGGAGCAGCCTGATGAGATGGGCCACTTGCTGGGCCCAGAAAACCCACTTATGGGAGCGATAATCAGTGACATTGACAGAAAACTGGGATATCTCATTTCTGAACTGAAGAAGGCGAAGCTGTGGGACGTGATAAATGTCATAGTCACAAGTGATCACGGAATGTCACAGTCGTCCTCAGAAAGGCTCATTGAGCTTGATCAGTATGTGAGCAGAGAGCTCTATGAAGTCATTGACCACTCCCCTACAGTGGCCATTTTGCCAAAAGAAG GCAAACTGGAAGAAGTATATGAAGCTTTGGCCAATGCTCATCCCAACATGACTGTATATAAAAAGGAGCAGATTCCAGATAGATTTCATTACAAACACAACATTAAAATTCAGCCCATCTTAGCAGTGGCTGATAAAGGATGGGAAATTGTACATAACAAGACTGATGGTTTTCTCA TTGGTAATCATGGATATGACAACACTATACCAGAAATGCATCCCATTTTTTTGGCAGTTGGGCCTGCTTTCAGAAAGAATGCCACCAAACAATTCATGAATGCTACGGACTTGTACCCCTTACTGTGCCATCTGCTTGGCATCAACCCACTGCCCAACAATGGCTCCTTAAATGCTGTGAAGGATATACTTGTTGAGAGAGTTCCTGGAGCCCGTGGAGCAGATTCCTACTCCACTGTTATAGGAGTCTTCCTGGGCAGCTTGCTTGTTCTGGTTTTTACTGCAGTTTTTGTTAAGCATTTTGTCCTCGCCCAAGCAAATTCCATGCAAATCCAACACACTGAAGCtgcccagccactgctgcaaGATTAA